In one window of Sardina pilchardus chromosome 23, fSarPil1.1, whole genome shotgun sequence DNA:
- the orc2 gene encoding origin recognition complex subunit 2 isoform X1, with protein sequence MQTMSPLKRSADSSSLEVRFIGDGDVLNHIVEKHGGPKTTSSSVQTLVTVKGSKKKLTDEEDDEEEEEEDFNEQDYVDALGTGTEEGAENGSTGTSGANVFTFHSLKRKNKMAQMASEWARTPAKSVNFSVSDSPEKADGKRAATQNKTPQKGKKVQFVSTTPHRLRKRLSAPNLKSDSDSDLSASNSEDDEEGEEDEVAGREKNGTAEVQPKTPSKSATASASAAAALYKTPAKKSKKAPEPQPNLVEEYFEAHSSSKVLTSDRTLERLQTPKLDRDTLVRLLDGKPSCYNTEINQLNQTHEKLFSKWMLQLQLGFNMLLYGLGSKKFLLEKFRTSMLSDSIHLVVNGFFPSMTLKSILNAITSEILEHDGTFRTPMDQIDFIGKTLKEDPDTQVYLIIHNIDGPMLRGEKTQQALGQLASIPSMHLLASIDHINGPLVWDQSKMSLYNWLWYETTTYLPYTEETSYENSLLVQQTGALALSSLTHVLRSLTPNARGIFRLLVEFQLENKDNPSYTGLSFQDFYQRCREAFLVNSDITLRTQLTEFRDHKLIRTKKGADGVEYLLIPVDAGTLTDFLEKEDVD encoded by the exons ATGCAAACCATGAGTCCTCTGAAACGATCTGCGGATTCCTCCTCCCTCGAAGTGCGGTTCATTGGAGATGGCGATGTATTAAACCACATAGTAGAGAAGCATGGAG GTCCAAAGACAACATCATCCTCTGTGCAAACTTTGGTGACTGTGAAAGGCTCCAAGAAGAAGCTCACtgatgaagaggatgatgaagaagaggaggaggaagactttAATGAACAGGACTATGTGGATGCCCTAGGCACAGGGACCGAAG AAGGAGCTGAGAATGGGTCCACAGGCACATCTGGCGCTAACGTCTTCACTTTTCACTCGCTCAAACGCAAGAACAAGATGGCACAGAtgg CGTCCGAGTGGGCTCGCACTCCAGCGAAGAGCGTCAACTTCAGCGTCTCAGATTCCCCAGAGAAGGCAGACGGCAAGA gGGCTGCCACTCAAAACAAGACTCCACAAAAG GGGAAGAAGGTGCAGTTTGTCTCCACTACTCCCCATAGGCTGAGAAAGAGATTATCAG CACCCAACCTGAAGTCGGACAGCGACAGTGATCTCTCCGCATCCAACTcggaggatgatgaagagggTGAGGAAGACGAGGTTGCTGGACGAGAGAAAAATGGTACGGCTGAGGTCCAGCCTAAAACCCCCAGCAAGTCGGCCACAgcttctgcttctgctgccGCTGCGCTCTACAAGACTCCTGCCAAGAAGAGCAAGAAGGCACCCGAG CCTCAGCCTAATCTGGTGGAGGAGTACTTTGAGGCCCACAGCAGCTCCAAGGTCCTGACATCCGACCGCACCCTCGAGAGACTTCAGACCCCCAAACTGGACCGG GACACGCTGGTAAGGCTACTGGACGGAAAGCCTTCCTGTTACAACACGGAGATCAATCAGCTGAACCAAACCCACGAGAAGCTCTTCAGCAAGTGGATGTTACAGTTGCA GTTGGGTTTTAACATGCTACTGTATGGCCTCGGCTCGAAGAAGTTTCTGCTGGAGAAGTTCCGCACATCCATGTTGTCCGACTCCATCCACCTGGTGGTCAATGGCTTCTTCCCCAGCATGACCCTCaaatcg ATCCTGAATGCCATCACCAGTGAAATTCTTGAGCACGATGGCACTTTCCGCACACCCATGGACCAGATAGACTtcattgggaaaactttgaaagaaG acccagacacacaggTCTACCTGATCATCCACAACATCGACGGCCCCATGCTGCGCGGAGAGAAGACCCAGCAGGCCCTGGGACAGCTGGCCTCCATTCCCAGCATGCACCTGTTGGCCTCCATAGACCACATCAACGGCCCGCTTG tgtgggACCAGTCAAAGATGAGTCTGTATAACTGGCTGTGGTACGAGACCACCACCTACCTGCCCTACACAGAGGAGACGTCTTATGAGAACTCACTGCTGGTGCAGCAGACTGGAGCCCTGGCCCTCAGCTCCCTCACACACGTGTTGCGCAGTCTCACGCCTaacgccag AGGGATCTTCAGGCTGCTGGTCGAGTTTCAGCTGGAGAACAAAGACAACCCCTCATACACAG ggCTGTCTTTCCAAGACTTCTACCAGCGTTGTCGTGAGGCCTTCCTGGTGAACAGTGACATCACTCTCCGAACACAGCTGACAGAATTCAGAGATCACAAGCTCATCCGCACCAAGAAG GGTGCTGATGGCGTGGAGTACCTGCTCATTCCTGTAGACGCAGGCACTCTGACTGACTTCCTGGAGAAGGAGGACGTGGACTGA
- the orc2 gene encoding origin recognition complex subunit 2 isoform X2: protein MQTMSPLKRSADSSSLEVRFIGDGDVLNHIVEKHGGPKTTSSSVQTLVTVKGSKKKLTDEEDDEEEEEEDFNEQDYVDALGTGTEGAENGSTGTSGANVFTFHSLKRKNKMAQMASEWARTPAKSVNFSVSDSPEKADGKRAATQNKTPQKGKKVQFVSTTPHRLRKRLSAPNLKSDSDSDLSASNSEDDEEGEEDEVAGREKNGTAEVQPKTPSKSATASASAAAALYKTPAKKSKKAPEPQPNLVEEYFEAHSSSKVLTSDRTLERLQTPKLDRDTLVRLLDGKPSCYNTEINQLNQTHEKLFSKWMLQLQLGFNMLLYGLGSKKFLLEKFRTSMLSDSIHLVVNGFFPSMTLKSILNAITSEILEHDGTFRTPMDQIDFIGKTLKEDPDTQVYLIIHNIDGPMLRGEKTQQALGQLASIPSMHLLASIDHINGPLVWDQSKMSLYNWLWYETTTYLPYTEETSYENSLLVQQTGALALSSLTHVLRSLTPNARGIFRLLVEFQLENKDNPSYTGLSFQDFYQRCREAFLVNSDITLRTQLTEFRDHKLIRTKKGADGVEYLLIPVDAGTLTDFLEKEDVD, encoded by the exons ATGCAAACCATGAGTCCTCTGAAACGATCTGCGGATTCCTCCTCCCTCGAAGTGCGGTTCATTGGAGATGGCGATGTATTAAACCACATAGTAGAGAAGCATGGAG GTCCAAAGACAACATCATCCTCTGTGCAAACTTTGGTGACTGTGAAAGGCTCCAAGAAGAAGCTCACtgatgaagaggatgatgaagaagaggaggaggaagactttAATGAACAGGACTATGTGGATGCCCTAGGCACAGGGACCGAAG GAGCTGAGAATGGGTCCACAGGCACATCTGGCGCTAACGTCTTCACTTTTCACTCGCTCAAACGCAAGAACAAGATGGCACAGAtgg CGTCCGAGTGGGCTCGCACTCCAGCGAAGAGCGTCAACTTCAGCGTCTCAGATTCCCCAGAGAAGGCAGACGGCAAGA gGGCTGCCACTCAAAACAAGACTCCACAAAAG GGGAAGAAGGTGCAGTTTGTCTCCACTACTCCCCATAGGCTGAGAAAGAGATTATCAG CACCCAACCTGAAGTCGGACAGCGACAGTGATCTCTCCGCATCCAACTcggaggatgatgaagagggTGAGGAAGACGAGGTTGCTGGACGAGAGAAAAATGGTACGGCTGAGGTCCAGCCTAAAACCCCCAGCAAGTCGGCCACAgcttctgcttctgctgccGCTGCGCTCTACAAGACTCCTGCCAAGAAGAGCAAGAAGGCACCCGAG CCTCAGCCTAATCTGGTGGAGGAGTACTTTGAGGCCCACAGCAGCTCCAAGGTCCTGACATCCGACCGCACCCTCGAGAGACTTCAGACCCCCAAACTGGACCGG GACACGCTGGTAAGGCTACTGGACGGAAAGCCTTCCTGTTACAACACGGAGATCAATCAGCTGAACCAAACCCACGAGAAGCTCTTCAGCAAGTGGATGTTACAGTTGCA GTTGGGTTTTAACATGCTACTGTATGGCCTCGGCTCGAAGAAGTTTCTGCTGGAGAAGTTCCGCACATCCATGTTGTCCGACTCCATCCACCTGGTGGTCAATGGCTTCTTCCCCAGCATGACCCTCaaatcg ATCCTGAATGCCATCACCAGTGAAATTCTTGAGCACGATGGCACTTTCCGCACACCCATGGACCAGATAGACTtcattgggaaaactttgaaagaaG acccagacacacaggTCTACCTGATCATCCACAACATCGACGGCCCCATGCTGCGCGGAGAGAAGACCCAGCAGGCCCTGGGACAGCTGGCCTCCATTCCCAGCATGCACCTGTTGGCCTCCATAGACCACATCAACGGCCCGCTTG tgtgggACCAGTCAAAGATGAGTCTGTATAACTGGCTGTGGTACGAGACCACCACCTACCTGCCCTACACAGAGGAGACGTCTTATGAGAACTCACTGCTGGTGCAGCAGACTGGAGCCCTGGCCCTCAGCTCCCTCACACACGTGTTGCGCAGTCTCACGCCTaacgccag AGGGATCTTCAGGCTGCTGGTCGAGTTTCAGCTGGAGAACAAAGACAACCCCTCATACACAG ggCTGTCTTTCCAAGACTTCTACCAGCGTTGTCGTGAGGCCTTCCTGGTGAACAGTGACATCACTCTCCGAACACAGCTGACAGAATTCAGAGATCACAAGCTCATCCGCACCAAGAAG GGTGCTGATGGCGTGGAGTACCTGCTCATTCCTGTAGACGCAGGCACTCTGACTGACTTCCTGGAGAAGGAGGACGTGGACTGA
- the cfap410 gene encoding cilia and flagella associated protein 410 — MPGEVKLTRKLVLARAKASDLESVKKLNCWGCNLIDISIFTEIPNIEVLTLSANKISSLEHISSCQNLTELYLRRNDIQSLSELCHLKSLARLRVLWLAENPCCEADPTKYRLTVLRNLPGLHKLDNQVVTEEELAQALEEGEEIGTPPGPASAESTNGMTEADSENDPLNYSMEETNKIRAQLGMKPLPRDKFSSFSSPRESGATPRKRSHTLEAVLLLLKDLNSEELKIVQAATENKLRSRRRHKEKIPLVET; from the exons ATGCCAGGAGAAGTTAAATTAACCCGAAAGCTCGTACTTGCGAGGGCTAAAGCGTCGGACCTCGAAAGTGTCAAGAAGTTAAACTGCTG GGGGTGTAACCTGATAGAT ATCTCCATTTTCACTGAGATACCCAATATTGAGGTGCTGACACTGAG TGCCAACAAAATTTCTTCCCTGGAGCACATATCCAGCTGCCAGAACCTCACAGAGCTCTATTTGCGGCGCAATGACATCCAGAGCCTCTCGGAGCTGTGTCACTTGAAGAGCTTGGCACGGCTGCGGGTTCTGTGGCTGGCTGAGAACCCATGCTGCGAGGCGGACCCGACCAAGTACCGCCTCACGGTACTACGGAACTTGCCGGGTCTCCACAAGCTAGACAACCAAG TGGTGACAGAGGAAGAGCTGGCCCAGGCCCTAGAGGAGGGCGAGGAGATAGGCACGCCTCCAGGCCCAGCCTCTGCAGAGTCCACCAATGGCATGACAGAGGCCGACTCCGAGAATGACCCCTTGAACTACAGCATGGAGGAGACCAA TAAAATCCGGGCACAGCTGGGCATGAAGCCATTACCCCGGGACAAATTCTCATCATTCTCCTCACCGAGGGAATCTGGAGCAACCCCACGAAAAAGG AGTCACACTCTTGAAGCCGTGCTTCTGCTGCTGAAAGATCTCAACTCCGAAGAGTTGAAGATCGTTCAAGCCGCCACTGAGAACAAGCTACGATCCCGTCGTCGACACAAGGAGAAAATCCCCCTTGTTGAGACTTAA
- the zgc:162816 gene encoding D-serine dehydratase isoform X2: MDAEFTKDLCTPVFIVDLDTVKRNASVMLGRFEKLGVQLRPHMKTHKTAECADIMTGGARRCIVVSTLAEASFYADHGYDDILYAYPLPFDKVERCAQLAERLSLFHVLVDNSAALEELKKRPLRKGKAWHVWMKLDCDNGRAGIPYSEPKALQLAKDIAETTGVELTGVYAHCGNTYGCQGEEPIKAVAQETTTITLQFMDKLKAAGIHGVKSSIGSTPSCSCPVPDMAMLSEVHPGNYVFYDVQQSLIGSCSLKDVAVRVLTRVIGHYPHRNQLLVDCGWTALSHDGGGKLSTGYAVIEGHPELKLLSMTQEHGRIEAISGKLDFTKYPIGSMLSLMPYHACATAMMHPKYYVHSNGKIVGTWTPTRGW, from the exons ATGGATGCTGAGTTCACGAAAGACCTGTGCACTCCAGTTTTCATAGTTGACCTGGACACGGTAAAGAGGAACGCCAGTGTGATGCTGGGACGATTTGAGAAGCTCGGAGTGCAGCTGCGCCCTCACATGAAAACGCATAAAACAgc AGAATGTGCAGACATCATGACAGGCGGAGCGCGACGCTGCATCGTGGTGTCCACTCTGGCCGAGGCGTCTTTTTACGCCGACCACGGCTACGACGACATCCTGTACGCCTACCCCCTACCTTTCGACAAGGTGGAACGCTGCGCTCAGCTGGCCGAGCGGCTGTCCCTCTTCCACGTCCTGGTGGACAACAGCGCCGCCCTGGAGGAGCTTAAGAAACGGCCACTGCGAAAGGGCAAAGCATGGCATGTGTGGATGAAGCTGGACTGTGACAATGGCCGAG CTGGCATCCCGTACTCCGAGCCTAAAGCTTTACAGCTGGCTAAGGACATCGCCGAGACAACGGGAGTGGAGCTGACTGGGGTCTATGCCCACTGTGGGAACACCTACGGTTGCCAAGGGGAGGAGCCGATTAAGGCGGTCGCTCAGGAAACCACCACAATCACGCTGCAGTTCATGGATAA GCTTAAGGCAGCCGGGATCCATGGGGTAAAGTCCAGCATTGGCTCCACCCCCTCCTGCAGCTGCCCCGTCCCGGACATGGCAATGCTGAGTGAGGTGCATCCTGGGAATTATGTCTTTTACG ACGTACAGCAGTCTCTGATTGGCTCTTGCAGCCTGAAGGATGTGGCGGTGCGAGTGCTGACCAGGGTCATAGGTCACTACCCTCACAGGAACCAGCTCCTGGTCGACTGCGGCTGGACAGCCCTTAGCCACGACGGAGGTGGCAAACTCTCCACAGGTTATGCGGTCATCGAGGGCCATCCAGAGCTGAA ACTGCTGTCTATGACTCAGGAGCATGGGCGAATAGAAGCCATATCTGGGAAGTTAGATTTCACTAAATATCCCATCGGCTCTATGCTTTCTCTGATGCCTTACCAT GCCTGTGCCACTGCTATGATGCATCCCAAGTATTACGTTCATTCCAACGGAAAGATAGTGGGGACATGGACTCCTACACGAGGGTGGTGA
- the LOC134071580 gene encoding hyccin 2 isoform X1, whose translation MLNTERGVVEEWLSEFKTLPDVQIPRYAGSLHLKRSLVPALYRIIQAHPSSELLAPVCHQLFELYRTTEDRLRRFTLQFLPELINVYLCHATSRERYNTGCIEALLLGIYNLEIVDKEGNSKILSFTIPSLSKPSIYHEPSSLGSMALTEGALCQHDLLRVVYSGLHPQRETFTSQNRFEVLCFLMLCYNSAVVFMPASSHQSACRMSSRLCVCGYPRQQLKAWREPCHRVRLDAEFMVQMLTAVYHAIYNGEWDLGYEALEDILYRAQLDLYARPLLLANSMKRSLPPQPPDGARKLLPVEVTPTGRRVSQTAVTAASIRRLRWKREGTDADGVSCGEDSFDPDEGFSSGASSSSQPSVKKDAAGAAPRPPREREGPAGRLRDLASDTRAALRRFHQRHQSPPPPSPTKAPASPSSSSPHAHSPRTPEPSPPQRYLDPRYVMPFGAPLIRTASTSSSKSLDCGGFNGSTGPSASLGSLSAADRPHCLSAISLQEDRLSRGTRSRDRLSPGSRFSSASPLSKESRSRSSSFNMQIISQV comes from the exons ATGCTCAATACAGAGCGTGGTGTGGTGGAGGAATGGCTCTCCGAGTTCAAG ACATTACCTGATGTCCAAATCCCGCGGTATGCGGGCAGTCTCCACCTGAAGAGATCCCTGGTCCCAGCCCTGTACAGGATCATCCAGGCTCACCCCAGCAGTGAG CTGTTGGCTCCGGTGTGCCACCAGTTGTTTGAGCTGTACCGCACCACTGAGGACCGCCTGCGCCGCTTCACCCTGCAGTTCCTGCCAGAGCTCATCAACGTGTACCTCTGCCATGCCACCAGCAGGGAGCGCTACAACACGGGCTGCATTGAGGCACTGCTCCTGGGCATCTACAACTTG GAGATTGTGGATAAAGAGGGTAACAGTAAGATCCTCTCTTTCACCATCCCCTCCCTTTCAAAGCCTTCCATCTACCACGAG CCATCCAGCCTGGGCTCCATGGCCCTGACGGAGGGAGCCTTGTGCCAGCACGACCTGCTCCGAGTGGTCTACAGCGGCCTCCACCCCCAGAGAGAGACCTTCACCTCCCAGAACAG ATTCGAGGTGCTGTGCTTCCTCATGCTCTGCTACAACTCGGCCGTGGTCTTCATGCCCGCGTCCTCCCACCAATCAGCTTGCAGGATGAGCTCGAG gctgtgtgtgtgcggctatCCCCGGCAGCAGCTGAAGGCCTGGAGAGAGCCCTGTCACCGCGTGCGGCTGGACGCAGAGTTCATGGTGCAGATGCTGACCGCCGTCTACCACGCCAT CTATAATGGGGAATGGGACCTGGGATACGAGGCCCTGGAGGACATTTTGTACCGAGCGCAGCTGGACCTATACGCCAGGCCTCTACTG CTGGCCAACTCGATGAAGCGGTCCTTGCCGCCTCAGCCTCCGGACGGGGCCCGGAAGCTTCTGCCGGTGGAGGTGACCCCGACAGGAAGGCGTGTCTCTCAGACGGCGGTGACGGCAGCCTCTATCCGCCGCCTCCGGTGGAAGAGAGAAGGTACTG atGCTGATGGTGTAAGTTGTGGAGAGGACTCCTTTGACCCGGACGAGGGTTTCTCCTCGGGGGCGTCGAGCAGCAGCCAGCCCAGTGTGAAGAAGGACGCGGCGGGCGCCGCCCCCCGTCCGCCCCGGGAGCGCGAGGGCCCGGCGGGGAGGCTGCGCGACCTGGCGTCCGACACCAGGGCGGCGCTGCGGCGCTTCCACCAGCGCCACcagtcccctcctcctccgtctccgaCCAAGGCCCCGGcgagcccctcctcctcctccccgcacGCCCACTCGCCCCGCACCCCGGAGCCCAGCCCTCCGCAGCGCTACCTGGACCCCCGCTACGTGATGCCGTTCGGGGCGCCGCTCATCCGGACTGCCAGCACCTCGTCCAGCAAGTCGCTGGACTGCGGCGGCTTCAACGGCTCCACGGGCCCCAGCGCGTCGCTGGGGAGCCTGAGCGCGGCCGACCGCCCCCACTGCCTGTCGGCCATCAGCCTGCAGGAGGACCGGCTGAGCCGCGGCACCAGGAGTCGGGACCGGCTCTCCCCGGGAAGCCGCTTCTCCTCGGCGAGCCCCCTCTCCAAAGAGTCCCGCTCGCGCTCCTCCAGCTTCAACATGCAAATCATATCACAAGTGTAG
- the LOC134071580 gene encoding hyccin 2 isoform X2 has product MLNTERGVVEEWLSEFKTLPDVQIPRYAGSLHLKRSLVPALYRIIQAHPSSELLAPVCHQLFELYRTTEDRLRRFTLQFLPELINVYLCHATSRERYNTGCIEALLLGIYNLEIVDKEGNSKILSFTIPSLSKPSIYHEPSSLGSMALTEGALCQHDLLRVVYSGLHPQRETFTSQNRFEVLCFLMLCYNSAVVFMPASSHQSACRMSSRLCVCGYPRQQLKAWREPCHRVRLDAEFMVQMLTAVYHAIYNGEWDLGYEALEDILYRAQLDLYARPLLLANSMKRSLPPQPPDGARKLLPVEVTPTGRRVSQTAVTAASIRRLRWKREDADGVSCGEDSFDPDEGFSSGASSSSQPSVKKDAAGAAPRPPREREGPAGRLRDLASDTRAALRRFHQRHQSPPPPSPTKAPASPSSSSPHAHSPRTPEPSPPQRYLDPRYVMPFGAPLIRTASTSSSKSLDCGGFNGSTGPSASLGSLSAADRPHCLSAISLQEDRLSRGTRSRDRLSPGSRFSSASPLSKESRSRSSSFNMQIISQV; this is encoded by the exons ATGCTCAATACAGAGCGTGGTGTGGTGGAGGAATGGCTCTCCGAGTTCAAG ACATTACCTGATGTCCAAATCCCGCGGTATGCGGGCAGTCTCCACCTGAAGAGATCCCTGGTCCCAGCCCTGTACAGGATCATCCAGGCTCACCCCAGCAGTGAG CTGTTGGCTCCGGTGTGCCACCAGTTGTTTGAGCTGTACCGCACCACTGAGGACCGCCTGCGCCGCTTCACCCTGCAGTTCCTGCCAGAGCTCATCAACGTGTACCTCTGCCATGCCACCAGCAGGGAGCGCTACAACACGGGCTGCATTGAGGCACTGCTCCTGGGCATCTACAACTTG GAGATTGTGGATAAAGAGGGTAACAGTAAGATCCTCTCTTTCACCATCCCCTCCCTTTCAAAGCCTTCCATCTACCACGAG CCATCCAGCCTGGGCTCCATGGCCCTGACGGAGGGAGCCTTGTGCCAGCACGACCTGCTCCGAGTGGTCTACAGCGGCCTCCACCCCCAGAGAGAGACCTTCACCTCCCAGAACAG ATTCGAGGTGCTGTGCTTCCTCATGCTCTGCTACAACTCGGCCGTGGTCTTCATGCCCGCGTCCTCCCACCAATCAGCTTGCAGGATGAGCTCGAG gctgtgtgtgtgcggctatCCCCGGCAGCAGCTGAAGGCCTGGAGAGAGCCCTGTCACCGCGTGCGGCTGGACGCAGAGTTCATGGTGCAGATGCTGACCGCCGTCTACCACGCCAT CTATAATGGGGAATGGGACCTGGGATACGAGGCCCTGGAGGACATTTTGTACCGAGCGCAGCTGGACCTATACGCCAGGCCTCTACTG CTGGCCAACTCGATGAAGCGGTCCTTGCCGCCTCAGCCTCCGGACGGGGCCCGGAAGCTTCTGCCGGTGGAGGTGACCCCGACAGGAAGGCGTGTCTCTCAGACGGCGGTGACGGCAGCCTCTATCCGCCGCCTCCGGTGGAAGAGAGAAG atGCTGATGGTGTAAGTTGTGGAGAGGACTCCTTTGACCCGGACGAGGGTTTCTCCTCGGGGGCGTCGAGCAGCAGCCAGCCCAGTGTGAAGAAGGACGCGGCGGGCGCCGCCCCCCGTCCGCCCCGGGAGCGCGAGGGCCCGGCGGGGAGGCTGCGCGACCTGGCGTCCGACACCAGGGCGGCGCTGCGGCGCTTCCACCAGCGCCACcagtcccctcctcctccgtctccgaCCAAGGCCCCGGcgagcccctcctcctcctccccgcacGCCCACTCGCCCCGCACCCCGGAGCCCAGCCCTCCGCAGCGCTACCTGGACCCCCGCTACGTGATGCCGTTCGGGGCGCCGCTCATCCGGACTGCCAGCACCTCGTCCAGCAAGTCGCTGGACTGCGGCGGCTTCAACGGCTCCACGGGCCCCAGCGCGTCGCTGGGGAGCCTGAGCGCGGCCGACCGCCCCCACTGCCTGTCGGCCATCAGCCTGCAGGAGGACCGGCTGAGCCGCGGCACCAGGAGTCGGGACCGGCTCTCCCCGGGAAGCCGCTTCTCCTCGGCGAGCCCCCTCTCCAAAGAGTCCCGCTCGCGCTCCTCCAGCTTCAACATGCAAATCATATCACAAGTGTAG
- the zgc:162816 gene encoding D-serine dehydratase isoform X1 — translation MIFATKFPNVLSIYFILRCLGYSEKMDAEFTKDLCTPVFIVDLDTVKRNASVMLGRFEKLGVQLRPHMKTHKTAECADIMTGGARRCIVVSTLAEASFYADHGYDDILYAYPLPFDKVERCAQLAERLSLFHVLVDNSAALEELKKRPLRKGKAWHVWMKLDCDNGRAGIPYSEPKALQLAKDIAETTGVELTGVYAHCGNTYGCQGEEPIKAVAQETTTITLQFMDKLKAAGIHGVKSSIGSTPSCSCPVPDMAMLSEVHPGNYVFYDVQQSLIGSCSLKDVAVRVLTRVIGHYPHRNQLLVDCGWTALSHDGGGKLSTGYAVIEGHPELKLLSMTQEHGRIEAISGKLDFTKYPIGSMLSLMPYHACATAMMHPKYYVHSNGKIVGTWTPTRGW, via the exons atgatctttgctaCAAAGTTTCCAAATGTTCTCTCAATCTATTTTATTTTGCGCTGTTTAGGCTACAGTGAAAAGATGGATGCTGAGTTCACGAAAGACCTGTGCACTCCAGTTTTCATAGTTGACCTGGACACGGTAAAGAGGAACGCCAGTGTGATGCTGGGACGATTTGAGAAGCTCGGAGTGCAGCTGCGCCCTCACATGAAAACGCATAAAACAgc AGAATGTGCAGACATCATGACAGGCGGAGCGCGACGCTGCATCGTGGTGTCCACTCTGGCCGAGGCGTCTTTTTACGCCGACCACGGCTACGACGACATCCTGTACGCCTACCCCCTACCTTTCGACAAGGTGGAACGCTGCGCTCAGCTGGCCGAGCGGCTGTCCCTCTTCCACGTCCTGGTGGACAACAGCGCCGCCCTGGAGGAGCTTAAGAAACGGCCACTGCGAAAGGGCAAAGCATGGCATGTGTGGATGAAGCTGGACTGTGACAATGGCCGAG CTGGCATCCCGTACTCCGAGCCTAAAGCTTTACAGCTGGCTAAGGACATCGCCGAGACAACGGGAGTGGAGCTGACTGGGGTCTATGCCCACTGTGGGAACACCTACGGTTGCCAAGGGGAGGAGCCGATTAAGGCGGTCGCTCAGGAAACCACCACAATCACGCTGCAGTTCATGGATAA GCTTAAGGCAGCCGGGATCCATGGGGTAAAGTCCAGCATTGGCTCCACCCCCTCCTGCAGCTGCCCCGTCCCGGACATGGCAATGCTGAGTGAGGTGCATCCTGGGAATTATGTCTTTTACG ACGTACAGCAGTCTCTGATTGGCTCTTGCAGCCTGAAGGATGTGGCGGTGCGAGTGCTGACCAGGGTCATAGGTCACTACCCTCACAGGAACCAGCTCCTGGTCGACTGCGGCTGGACAGCCCTTAGCCACGACGGAGGTGGCAAACTCTCCACAGGTTATGCGGTCATCGAGGGCCATCCAGAGCTGAA ACTGCTGTCTATGACTCAGGAGCATGGGCGAATAGAAGCCATATCTGGGAAGTTAGATTTCACTAAATATCCCATCGGCTCTATGCTTTCTCTGATGCCTTACCAT GCCTGTGCCACTGCTATGATGCATCCCAAGTATTACGTTCATTCCAACGGAAAGATAGTGGGGACATGGACTCCTACACGAGGGTGGTGA